The following are encoded in a window of Limibacter armeniacum genomic DNA:
- a CDS encoding anthranilate synthase component II, translating to MNNRKILVLDNYDSFVYNLVHLIRELGYTPEVYRNDKITLEEVAAYDKILLSPGPGIPSEAGIMQDLIRRYARTKSIMGVCLGHQAIGEVFGAKLYNLPDVQHGISSQVKIEDQNTLLFKGLPSSFSIAHYHSWVIDKDSIEGTDLKVTARSGAGDIMAIAHKTYKICGVQFHPESVLTEHGKEIMRRWLEQEVK from the coding sequence ATGAACAATAGAAAGATACTGGTACTCGACAATTATGATTCGTTCGTGTACAATTTAGTGCACTTGATCCGAGAGCTGGGTTATACACCTGAGGTTTACCGTAATGACAAAATAACTTTAGAGGAAGTGGCTGCTTATGACAAGATTCTACTTTCGCCTGGTCCAGGTATTCCTTCGGAAGCAGGTATTATGCAGGACTTGATTAGGCGATATGCACGGACCAAGAGCATTATGGGAGTTTGCTTGGGGCATCAGGCAATAGGGGAGGTATTTGGGGCAAAGTTGTACAACTTACCTGACGTACAGCACGGTATTTCAAGTCAGGTTAAGATTGAAGATCAGAACACTTTATTGTTCAAGGGACTTCCTTCAAGCTTTAGCATAGCACACTACCATTCATGGGTTATTGATAAGGATTCGATTGAAGGAACTGACCTAAAAGTGACGGCTAGAAGCGGGGCTGGGGATATCATGGCAATAGCACATAAAACCTATAAGATATGTGGTGTGCAATTTCATCCTGAGTCAGTACTGACAGAGCATGGGAAAGAGATTATGAGAAGGTGGTTGGAACAGGAAGTAAAATAG
- the trpD gene encoding anthranilate phosphoribosyltransferase has translation MKEILNQLFEYKSLSREQAKEILINLAQGQYNSSQMAAFLTIYLMRSITVEELTGFRDAMLELCLKVDLDEYEAVDIVGTGGDGKNTFNISTLSSFIVAGAGQHVTKHGNNGVSSVSGSSNVLASLGYQFTNDKDTLKRSLDEANICFLHAPLFHPAMKNIAPVRKELGVKTFFNILGPLVNPSFPKRQFLGVFSLEVARLYAYLQQQTDNYFSIIHALDGYDEISLTGDFKMISNQGEYLLSPSDLGLPKINQDDLYGGDTVEAAAKVFTNILEGQGTQSQNAAVLANAGMAISCAKQVSPEEGVAMAKESLESGRALESLKKLLAVCA, from the coding sequence ATGAAAGAGATACTGAATCAACTATTTGAATATAAATCCCTAAGCAGGGAACAGGCAAAAGAAATTCTTATCAACTTGGCACAAGGGCAATATAACTCCAGTCAGATGGCTGCCTTTTTGACCATTTACTTGATGAGAAGTATTACAGTGGAAGAACTAACAGGTTTCCGTGATGCTATGTTGGAGCTTTGTCTGAAAGTGGATTTGGATGAGTATGAGGCTGTAGATATAGTAGGAACAGGAGGAGATGGGAAAAACACTTTTAATATCTCTACTTTATCATCCTTTATAGTGGCGGGAGCGGGGCAGCATGTAACAAAACATGGAAACAATGGAGTTTCGTCTGTAAGCGGTTCTTCTAATGTGTTGGCTAGTTTAGGTTACCAGTTTACAAATGATAAGGATACTTTAAAAAGGAGTTTGGATGAGGCTAATATCTGCTTCTTACATGCACCGCTTTTCCATCCTGCAATGAAGAATATCGCCCCGGTTAGAAAAGAGTTGGGAGTAAAGACCTTCTTCAATATTCTAGGACCTTTAGTAAATCCGTCTTTTCCGAAAAGGCAATTTTTAGGGGTGTTCAGTCTGGAAGTTGCAAGACTCTATGCTTATCTTCAGCAGCAAACAGATAATTACTTTTCTATTATTCATGCCTTGGATGGTTATGATGAGATCTCATTGACAGGAGACTTCAAGATGATTTCTAATCAAGGAGAATATTTGCTCTCACCTTCAGACCTTGGGTTACCGAAAATTAACCAAGATGACCTTTATGGTGGTGATACAGTTGAGGCAGCAGCCAAAGTATTTACCAATATCTTGGAAGGACAAGGAACGCAAAGCCAGAATGCAGCAGTATTGGCTAATGCAGGCATGGCGATCAGCTGTGCTAAACAAGTAAGCCCTGAAGAAGGAGTAGCAATGGCAAAAGAGTCATTGGAATCTGGTAGGGCATTGGAAAGTTTGAAAAAGTTGCTGGCAGTTTGTGCTTGA
- the trpC gene encoding indole-3-glycerol phosphate synthase TrpC — protein sequence MTILDKIIEHKIKEVATRKEYLPISKLEQRPLFDIAPLSAKAWVTSPNRSGIIAEFKRKSPSKGLINGNVKVSDVTSAYVEAGASAISVLTDEEFFGGSVDDLLASRGVHRAPLLRKDFVVDEYQLIEAKSIGADLVLLIAACLEPKKLKELAMTAKNLGLEVLMEVHNEDELKGHLNEHLDLVGVNNRNLKTFEVSVETSKRLSSLIPNEFLKISESGISDPSTIRELKDFGFDGFLIGENFMKTEDPGKACKEFIEAI from the coding sequence ATGACAATTCTAGACAAGATCATTGAACATAAAATCAAGGAAGTCGCAACTCGAAAGGAATACCTGCCGATCAGTAAATTGGAGCAGCGCCCTTTGTTTGATATAGCACCACTTTCAGCCAAAGCATGGGTTACAAGTCCTAATAGATCGGGTATTATAGCTGAATTCAAGCGCAAATCACCTTCCAAAGGATTGATTAATGGCAATGTCAAAGTATCTGACGTTACATCAGCTTATGTAGAAGCTGGGGCTTCCGCTATATCAGTATTGACCGATGAGGAGTTTTTTGGAGGATCGGTTGATGACCTTTTGGCATCAAGAGGTGTACATAGAGCCCCTCTTTTGAGAAAAGACTTTGTGGTAGATGAATATCAGTTAATTGAAGCAAAGTCTATCGGGGCAGACCTTGTGTTACTTATTGCTGCTTGCCTTGAGCCAAAAAAACTGAAGGAATTGGCTATGACTGCCAAAAACTTAGGGCTGGAAGTGTTGATGGAAGTTCATAATGAAGACGAGTTGAAAGGACATTTGAACGAGCACCTTGATTTGGTAGGAGTCAACAATAGAAACCTGAAAACATTTGAGGTCAGCGTAGAAACCTCAAAACGTTTATCATCATTGATCCCAAATGAGTTTTTGAAAATATCGGAAAGCGGAATTAGTGATCCATCCACCATACGGGAGTTGAAAGATTTCGGTTTTGATGGATTCTTGATTGGTGAAAACTTTATGAAAACGGAAGATCCGGGCAAAGCATGTAAGGAGTTTATTGAAGCAATCTAA
- a CDS encoding anthranilate synthase component I family protein, protein MKTFKLITESTQLLADTVTPVSIYLRLRDKFANTFLLESSDYHGADNSYSFICCEPIAKFEVSGTQLEVQYPDASVEQQTLSSKSDAVGLLAEFMESFQTEVGDHKFISNGLFGYMSYDAVQSFEDIEFKNKQGTNDIPEICYQAFRFVIAINHFKNELHIFEHQLESAQTPSRLQEISQLINSRNIPVFDFSIEGEETSSFTDNEFLEVLQKGREHCFRGDVFQVVLSRRYSQQFRGDEFNVYRALRSINPSPYLFYFDYGNFKIFGSSPEAQLIVKDRKATIHPIAGTFRRTGNDEADAELAKKLLADPKENAEHVMLVDLARNDLSRNGHNVKVEVYKEIQYYSHLIHLVSKVSGDLEDNRDSVKVVADTFPAGTLSGAPKYRALEIIDENEKVSRNYYGGAIGFLGFNGDFNHAIMIRSFLSQNNKLHYQAGAGVVAKSSPQSELQEVHNKLAALRKALEIASSM, encoded by the coding sequence ATGAAAACCTTTAAACTGATCACTGAAAGTACCCAATTGTTAGCAGATACAGTTACACCCGTAAGTATCTATTTACGCCTGAGGGATAAATTTGCAAATACCTTTTTGCTTGAAAGCTCAGACTATCATGGAGCTGATAACAGTTACTCGTTTATATGCTGTGAACCGATTGCCAAGTTTGAGGTATCAGGAACACAGCTAGAGGTTCAGTATCCTGATGCATCTGTTGAGCAGCAAACACTTTCGAGTAAGTCTGATGCAGTAGGTCTACTTGCGGAGTTTATGGAAAGTTTCCAGACAGAGGTTGGAGACCACAAGTTTATTTCCAATGGTTTGTTTGGATATATGTCTTATGATGCGGTTCAATCATTTGAGGATATTGAGTTTAAAAATAAGCAAGGCACCAATGACATTCCTGAAATCTGTTATCAAGCCTTTCGTTTTGTAATTGCAATCAACCATTTCAAGAACGAGTTGCATATTTTTGAACATCAATTAGAAAGTGCTCAAACTCCATCCCGTCTGCAAGAAATATCTCAACTAATCAATAGCCGTAATATTCCAGTTTTTGATTTTAGTATAGAAGGAGAGGAAACTTCAAGTTTTACAGATAATGAGTTTTTGGAAGTTCTCCAAAAAGGAAGAGAACACTGTTTCAGAGGGGATGTTTTTCAGGTGGTACTTTCAAGACGCTATTCACAACAATTCCGTGGTGATGAATTTAATGTTTATCGCGCACTTCGTTCCATTAACCCTTCTCCTTATCTATTCTATTTCGATTACGGTAATTTCAAGATTTTCGGCTCTTCACCTGAGGCGCAGCTAATAGTAAAGGATAGAAAGGCAACTATACATCCTATTGCAGGAACATTCCGTCGCACAGGTAATGATGAGGCGGATGCAGAATTGGCAAAGAAACTTTTGGCAGACCCTAAAGAGAATGCAGAGCATGTAATGCTGGTAGACCTTGCTCGTAATGACCTGAGTAGGAATGGTCATAATGTAAAAGTGGAGGTGTATAAAGAAATCCAATATTATTCTCACCTGATTCACCTAGTGTCTAAAGTGAGTGGAGATTTAGAGGACAATAGAGATTCAGTTAAAGTGGTGGCAGATACTTTTCCTGCAGGGACATTGTCAGGAGCGCCAAAGTATCGGGCATTGGAGATTATTGATGAAAATGAAAAGGTGAGCCGAAACTACTATGGTGGAGCGATAGGCTTTTTAGGTTTTAATGGGGACTTCAATCATGCTATTATGATCCGTTCATTCTTGAGTCAGAATAACAAACTCCACTATCAGGCAGGGGCAGGTGTGGTTGCAAAGTCAAGCCCGCAAAGCGAGTTGCAGGAAGTGCACAATAAGTTGGCAGCATTGAGAAAAGCCCTTGAAATAGCATCAAGCATGTAA
- a CDS encoding fasciclin domain-containing protein has protein sequence MRKIKWTYWLCLLVAGLTFSACDDDDDDGGGVTPVENSIIDVATEQGDLTSFIAAVEAAGLTEALEADGDMTVFAPTDAAFTELANTLGISVDDLLTEDNSDVLNRVLSHHVIGTEAIGSDEISDGDTESTLANTLLTFTVGDNITIGNTLLDSALIDPADLDADNGVLHVINHVLLPGTIGDMITVDVNYVDVIPDADFDSLVTAFALAEVGDELFVDDGTTKYTVFAPTNAAFEAALDTTLSSLDTDTLALVLNYHIVEGEFLAADLMDGDTLVAVNGDSLYITVDGESVFINEAQVTMADVQTSNGVIHVIDMVLVPEFDEEEPETIAAIVAGDENFSALDSALAFAGLTETFQGEGAYTVFAPTNAAFDALIADLPEYNSLEELLVEGNEDLVTGILQYHVVSDSLIDSSTIEDGNTATTLLGQDLTFNVDSESGAITIANPEGSTDATIDPADVEASNGVIHVIDQVLLPPSEEN, from the coding sequence ATGAGAAAAATCAAATGGACCTACTGGCTATGTTTGCTCGTAGCAGGACTCACCTTTTCAGCTTGTGATGACGATGATGACGACGGTGGTGGTGTAACACCTGTAGAAAACTCAATCATAGATGTTGCAACTGAACAAGGAGATCTTACTTCTTTTATTGCTGCTGTTGAGGCCGCAGGTTTGACTGAGGCATTGGAAGCTGATGGAGACATGACGGTGTTTGCTCCTACAGACGCTGCTTTCACAGAGCTGGCAAATACATTAGGGATTTCTGTTGATGATTTATTGACAGAAGATAACAGTGATGTGCTTAATAGAGTACTTAGCCATCACGTTATTGGAACAGAAGCGATTGGATCTGATGAGATCTCTGATGGCGATACTGAATCAACTTTAGCTAACACGTTACTTACTTTTACTGTAGGAGACAACATTACAATCGGTAATACACTATTGGATTCGGCATTGATAGACCCTGCTGATTTGGATGCAGACAATGGGGTCTTGCATGTGATTAATCATGTGTTGTTACCTGGTACAATAGGAGACATGATTACAGTAGATGTAAATTATGTAGATGTAATTCCTGATGCAGATTTTGACTCCTTAGTTACTGCATTTGCATTGGCAGAAGTTGGAGACGAGTTGTTTGTTGATGATGGCACAACAAAGTACACAGTATTTGCTCCAACTAATGCAGCGTTTGAAGCTGCGTTGGATACGACTTTGAGTAGTCTTGACACTGACACACTTGCGTTGGTACTTAATTACCATATTGTAGAGGGTGAGTTTTTGGCTGCTGACTTAATGGATGGTGATACGCTTGTGGCTGTTAATGGTGATAGCCTGTATATTACTGTCGATGGTGAGTCAGTGTTTATAAACGAAGCTCAGGTTACAATGGCAGATGTACAAACATCGAATGGTGTAATCCATGTCATTGATATGGTGTTGGTGCCTGAATTTGATGAAGAAGAACCAGAAACTATTGCTGCTATAGTAGCAGGTGATGAGAACTTTAGTGCTTTGGATTCTGCTTTGGCTTTTGCGGGCTTAACAGAAACTTTCCAAGGTGAAGGAGCTTATACCGTATTTGCTCCAACTAATGCTGCATTTGATGCTTTAATCGCAGATTTGCCAGAATATAACTCCTTAGAAGAGCTGCTAGTTGAAGGAAATGAGGATTTGGTGACAGGAATTCTTCAGTATCATGTAGTTTCAGATAGCTTGATTGATTCTTCAACAATAGAGGATGGAAATACAGCAACTACACTGTTGGGGCAGGACCTTACATTCAATGTTGATTCAGAGTCAGGTGCTATTACTATTGCCAACCCAGAAGGAAGTACTGATGCGACAATAGACCCTGCAGATGTGGAAGCAAGTAATGGAGTCATTCATGTAATAGACCAAGTACTATTACCTCCTTCAGAAGAGAACTAA
- a CDS encoding DUF6515 family protein has protein sequence METNRQNLLTILVVFALIISVLPLQAQRKKHYPDKKKVVMVQPKRKVVVYKPVRKVVVSRPTKKVVYAGSSIWGSYWRPVGSRVAVAGATFSVVWTGGRKYYYDRGTYYLAEGNAYTVVAPPQGTIVRSLPEYAELFTIGRDDYYYYAGIFYLQRAKGKFEVVQAPEGVVVSELPDGTKSFNDHGETYYQYQNAYYQTTVIDGEVAYVVVQEPSIRIVRRLPEGAVVTRLYGEQYYKVNKAYYKAVVMDGEVVYQEVKI, from the coding sequence ATGGAAACTAATAGACAAAACTTATTGACCATCTTGGTTGTATTCGCACTTATTATTTCGGTATTGCCATTGCAGGCACAAAGAAAGAAACACTACCCAGATAAGAAAAAAGTAGTGATGGTACAGCCAAAAAGAAAAGTGGTAGTATATAAACCCGTACGAAAAGTAGTTGTTTCACGACCGACTAAGAAAGTTGTATATGCAGGTTCATCTATTTGGGGAAGTTACTGGAGGCCTGTAGGTAGTAGGGTTGCGGTCGCTGGAGCTACATTTTCTGTAGTTTGGACAGGTGGTAGAAAGTATTATTATGATAGAGGAACATACTATTTGGCAGAAGGGAATGCCTATACTGTAGTGGCGCCACCACAAGGAACGATAGTGAGAAGCTTGCCTGAATATGCAGAACTATTCACTATTGGGAGAGATGATTATTACTATTATGCAGGCATCTTTTACCTACAGAGAGCAAAAGGGAAATTTGAAGTAGTACAGGCACCTGAAGGGGTTGTAGTTTCTGAATTACCTGATGGAACAAAGTCCTTCAATGACCATGGAGAAACATACTATCAATATCAAAATGCCTATTACCAAACCACTGTGATTGATGGTGAAGTAGCTTATGTAGTAGTACAGGAGCCGTCCATAAGAATTGTAAGGCGTTTGCCTGAAGGAGCTGTTGTAACTAGGTTGTATGGAGAACAATATTACAAGGTAAATAAGGCTTATTACAAAGCTGTTGTGATGGATGGAGAGGTGGTTTATCAGGAAGTGAAGATATAA
- a CDS encoding phosphoribosylanthranilate isomerase: MKLKVCGMRDAGNIEALLSLSPDYIGFIFYEKSPRYVGDVLSSELVLRLIPNTVQKVGVFVNMEVNSLLKVADSYKLDVIQLHGNESPEMCKEVKQAGYQVVKVFGVDESFDFSRLAPYEAHVDFFLFDTKSPAHGGTGKTFDWTVLEGYSSDKPFFLSGGISLENIKEVNTLIHPQLYALDVNSRFETAPGLKDISLLEDLKANMI; this comes from the coding sequence ATGAAGCTGAAAGTATGTGGTATGCGAGATGCTGGAAATATCGAAGCTTTGCTTTCATTATCTCCTGACTATATAGGGTTCATCTTTTATGAAAAATCACCCCGTTATGTAGGGGATGTTCTAAGTTCTGAGCTTGTACTTCGTTTGATTCCCAATACGGTTCAAAAAGTAGGAGTATTTGTGAACATGGAAGTGAATTCATTATTGAAAGTAGCGGATAGCTATAAGTTAGATGTTATTCAATTACATGGGAATGAATCACCTGAAATGTGTAAGGAGGTAAAGCAGGCAGGATATCAGGTGGTGAAAGTATTTGGGGTAGATGAATCATTTGATTTTTCGAGGCTAGCTCCATACGAAGCACATGTTGACTTCTTTCTATTTGATACTAAAAGCCCTGCACATGGTGGTACAGGTAAAACATTTGACTGGACGGTACTAGAGGGATACTCAAGTGATAAGCCATTTTTCTTGAGTGGAGGCATTAGTCTTGAGAACATTAAAGAAGTAAATACACTTATACATCCGCAGCTTTATGCATTGGATGTGAATAGCCGTTTTGAAACAGCTCCCGGATTGAAGGATATATCCTTATTGGAGGATTTGAAAGCGAATATGATTTGA